A window of Fodinibius salinus contains these coding sequences:
- a CDS encoding LptF/LptG family permease, producing the protein MTKKIDRYIFFRLLTITLFVMLVLVFIFIVIDFSENSEDFTDKGATFIQIFGTYYLNYIPEMIRLIIPVAAFVACLYLTGQMSERLEITALKAAGISLYRLFVPYLIFATVMSMSISYLDGFVIPDANEKRIAFEAKYLQGKSDNVDNNKIFRQESENSIFKINYFNNKEQIGYRVDITNFKGDSVSEMFHVQRMIWQPDSSHWKFEDIDKREFTELGYDYTHIDSMDTTLNIYPRDLARKTSDIYQLTYPEAENYIQSIERSGAGNIELPKVQLYSRYAYPFSIIVVTIVGFALASVRREGGKGFYIAAGLAVSFLYLVLMKVIEPFGGKGEIPPLLAALIPHLFFLLVGLGILINTRK; encoded by the coding sequence GTGACTAAAAAAATAGACCGATATATTTTCTTTCGATTGCTAACAATCACACTGTTTGTGATGCTGGTGCTGGTCTTCATCTTTATCGTTATCGATTTTTCAGAAAACAGCGAAGATTTTACGGATAAAGGAGCCACATTTATTCAAATTTTCGGCACATATTACTTGAACTATATTCCCGAGATGATCCGGCTTATCATTCCCGTAGCTGCCTTTGTAGCATGTCTTTACCTTACGGGTCAAATGTCCGAACGTCTTGAAATTACGGCCCTAAAAGCAGCGGGTATAAGTCTTTATCGGCTATTTGTACCCTATTTGATCTTTGCCACTGTTATGTCGATGTCTATCAGTTATCTCGACGGATTCGTCATCCCCGATGCCAATGAAAAGCGTATCGCCTTTGAAGCAAAGTATCTGCAGGGCAAATCGGATAACGTAGACAATAATAAAATTTTCAGACAGGAATCAGAAAATTCTATTTTCAAAATTAACTATTTTAATAACAAAGAACAGATCGGTTACCGTGTAGATATTACTAACTTTAAAGGAGACAGCGTTAGTGAAATGTTCCATGTTCAACGGATGATCTGGCAGCCTGACAGTAGCCATTGGAAGTTCGAAGATATCGATAAGCGTGAATTTACTGAGTTGGGATATGACTATACCCATATCGATTCTATGGACACTACACTTAACATTTATCCTCGAGACTTAGCCCGAAAAACATCAGATATTTATCAGCTCACCTATCCCGAAGCAGAAAATTATATCCAGTCCATCGAACGCAGCGGTGCGGGAAATATTGAGCTTCCAAAAGTGCAGCTTTACAGCCGCTATGCCTATCCATTTTCTATTATTGTAGTAACTATTGTGGGATTTGCGCTGGCATCTGTGCGGCGAGAAGGTGGAAAGGGATTCTACATCGCGGCCGGGCTTGCAGTTAGCTTTTTATATCTTGTATTAATGAAAGTCATTGAGCCATTTGGCGGAAAGGGCGAAATACCCCCACTTCTGGCTGCTCTTATCCCACATTTATTTTTTCTGTTAGTTGGATTGGGCATCTTGATTAATACTCGAAAATAA